A stretch of the Rhinoderma darwinii isolate aRhiDar2 chromosome 3, aRhiDar2.hap1, whole genome shotgun sequence genome encodes the following:
- the LOC142748226 gene encoding gastrokine-1-like, which produces MQTLVIFAALLGTLLANDNIDINNQGNVGDNVHQTVNINNHNQVADIHNMNGWNSWDSICDYGRGTFATRLYGKKICVVTKIDKTVFPSLDVLNTVPKQKPVKTTPLLFKFNVNQVPIANIGIYGVHIEALCRGIPSYTADVNQVDEYYIGCDPSSIIDIGGISFCF; this is translated from the exons ATGCAAACCTTG GTAATTTTCGCTGCTCTCCTTGGAACTCTGCTTGCCAATGAT AACATAGATATTAACAATCAAGGGAATGTTGGCGACAATGTGCATCAGACTGTGAATATCAACAACCACAACCAGGTGGCCGACATACATAATATGAATGGCTGGAACTCCTGGGATTCCATCTGTGACTATGGGAGA GGCACATTTGCAACACGACTCTATGGAAAGAAGATATGTGTGGTGACAAAAATTGATAAGACTGTCTTCCCCAGCCTGGACGTCCTCAACACAGTGCCGAAACAGAAACCC GTCAAGACCACACCACTTCTGTTCAAGTTTAATGTCAACCAAGTTCCCATTGCTAATATCGGCATATATGGTGTCCATATTGAAGCTCTGTGTCGGGGAATCCCATCCTATACTGCTGATGTAAACCAAG TGGATGAGTATTACATCGGCTGTGACCCCAGTAGCATCATCGACATTGGAGGCATCAGTTTCTGCTTTTAA